The nucleotide sequence CGATCTGCGTGGCGTCGTCGCTGCCGACGAGCGCGACCCTCACCGGCATCGGCGTCACGCCGGGCGTGGCGACGTTCCACCTGCACTCGACCGGCCTGCCGCTCGACTCCGCCGCCCTGTCTGAGAAGGGGACCTGCTGATGCCCGGAGCGAACCCGCTCGCACCCGACTGGCTCGACCTGCCCGACGACGCCAACGACCTCGTGCCGTCGGTCTGGTCGTCGACCGCGTCGCGCGACGCGGCGGGCGCGCTCACGTTCGGCGGCGTCTCGGCCGAGGCTCTCGCCACCGAGTTCGGCACGCCGCTCTACGTCGTGGACGAGGCCGACTTCCGAGGGCGCGCCAAGGCTGCCATCGAGGCCTTCGAGCAGGAGCTCGCGCGAATCGGCTCACGGGCCAAGGTCTACTACGCCGGCAAGGCCTTCCTCTCGGCGGAGGTCTGCCGCTGGGTGAGCGAGCTCGGCCTGAACGTCGACGTCTGCACCGGCGGAGAACTCGCCGTAGCCCTCGCGGCCGGCGTCGACCCGGCCCGCATCGGATTCCACGGCAACAACAAGTCCCGCGCCGAGATCGACCGCGCGGTCGCCGCCGGCGTCGGCGCCATCGTCATCGACAGCCTGGTCGAGATCGGCAGGATCGCCGAGGCCGCACGGCGACACGGTCGCGTCCAGCCGGTGCGCCTCCGCGTGAACAGCGGAGTGCACGCGTCCACGCACGAGTACCTCGCCACCGCCCGGGAAGACCAGAAGTTCGGCATCACGCTCGCCGACACACCCGCCGCCGTGCGCGAGATCCGAGGCCACGAGGGCCTGACGTTCCTCGGCCTGCACTCGCACATCGGCTCGCAGATCTTCGGCACCGACGGGTTCGCCGAGGCCGCCCGCCGCCTCCTCGCGGTCCACGCCTCCCTCCTCGAGGGCGGCGCGGTGCCCGAGCTGAACCTCGGCGGCGGCTTCGGCGTCAACTACACGCGAGTCGACGACGCAGCCCCGATCGCCGATCTGGCGCGCGGCATCGCCGACGTGGTGGCGGCCGAGTGCGCGGCGCTCGGCATCGACGTGCCGGTGATCGCGGTCGAGCCGGGCCGGGTGATCGCCGGGCCCGCCGGCGCCACGCTGTACACGGTCGGCACGGTGAAGGACGTCCAGGTCGCGACCGACGACTCGGGTTCCAGCGCGGTCCGCCGGTACGTGAGCGTCGACGGCGGCATGAGCGACAACGCGCGCACGGCGCTGTACCGGGCCGACTACTCGGTGCGGATCGCGAACCGGGTGAGCACGTCGGCTCCTGCGCTCGTCCGCATCGCCGGGAAGCACTGCGAGTCGGGCGACCTCGTCGTCCTCGACGACTACCTCCCCGGCGACGTCGAGCCCGACGACCTCGTCGCCGTGCCCGTCACGGGCGCCTACTGCTGGAGCCTCGCCAGCAACTACAACCACGTCGGCCGACCGCCGGTGGTCGCCGTCCGCGACGGAGCGGCCCGCGTCATCGTCCGGGGCGAGACCGAGAGCGATCTGCTGGCGCGTGACGCCGGCCTCGACACAGAAAGCACCACAGCATGATCGAATACCGCAACGTCCGCGTCGCCCTCCTCGGCGCCGGGTCCGTCGGCAGCCAGGTCGCACGCCTCCTGCTCGAGCACGGCGACGAGCTCGCGGGGCGCGCGACCGCCGGCCTCGAGCTCGTGGGCATCGCCGTCCGCGACCTCGACGCGAAGCGCGACGCCGACCTGCCGCGAGAGCTGTTCACCACCGACGCGCACTCGCTGATCCTGGGCGCCGACATCGTCGTCGAGCTGATCGGCGGCCTCGAGCCCGCCCGCACCCTGGTGCTCGAGGCTCTGGGCTCAGGAGCCGACGTCATCACCGGCAACAAGGCCCTCCTCGCCAACCACGGCCCCGAGCTCTTCGCGGCCGCCGAGCAGGTCGGCGCGCAGCTGTACTACGAGGCCGCCGTCGCCGGCGCGATCCCGATCATCCGCCCGCTGCGCGAGAGCCTCGCCGGCGACCGCGTCAAGCGCGTCATGGGCATCGTGAACGGCACGACGAACTTCATCCTCGACCGAATGGACACCCTCGGCGAGTCCCTCGAGGACGCCCTGGCGACCGCCACCGAGCTCGGCTACGCGGAGGCCGACCCGACCGCCGACATCGAGGGCTACGACGCGGCGCAGAAGGCGACGATCCTGGCGAGCCTCGCCTTCCACACCACCGTGCCGCTCGTGGCCGTGCACCGCGAGGGCATCACGCAGGTCACCCGCGAGCAGGTCGTCGCGGCGCGGAAGGCCGGCTACGTCGTGAAGCTCCTCGCGATCTGCGAGCGGCTCGTCGACACCGACGGCACCGACGGCGTGAGCGCGCGGGTCCACCCCGCCCTGGTGCCGCTCGGCCACCCGCTGGCCGCCGTGCACGGCGCCAAGAACGCCGTCTTCGTCGAGGCCGAGGCGGCCGGCGACCTCATGTTCTACGGCGCCGGCGCCGGGGGAGTGGAGACCGCGTCGGCGGTGCTCGGCGACCTCGTCTCCGCCGCCCGCCGGCACGTCATCGGCGGGCCGGGCCTCGCCGAGTCCACCCACGCCAACCTCCGCGTGCTGCCGATGGGCAGCGTGACGACCAGCTACCAGATCACCCTCGACGTCGCCGACCAGCCCGGCGTCCTCGCGACCGTGGCGGGGCTCCTCGCGCAGCACGGCGTGAGCGTCGAGACGGTCGAGCAGACATCGGGCGTCGTGTCGTCGGGCGTCACGGCGTCGTCCGGCGTCACAGGGCAGGGCGCCGGCGAGGCCACCGCTACGCTGGTGATCGGCACCCACCCGGCCCGAGAGTCCGCTCTCGCGGCCACGGTCGAGGCGCTGACCACCGCAGCCGTCGTGAACTCCGTCACGAGCGTGCTCCGGGTCGAAGGGGCCTGACGTGCCCCGCCGCACCACCGAACACGACAGTCATAACGAAGCAAGGGGAGCCTGATGGCCCACCAGTGGCAGGGTGTCCTGCGCGAGTACGCCGACCGCCTCGACGTGACGGAGGCGACTCCGATCGTGACTCTGGGCGAGGGCGGCACGCCGCTCATCCCGGCGCGCGCCCTCTCCGAGCGCACGGGTGCGAACGTCTACGTCAAGTACGAGGGCATCAACCCCACCGGCTCGTTCAAAGACCGCGGCATGACGATGGCGATCTCGAAGGCCGTCGAGCACGGCGCGAAGGCCGTCATCTGCGCCTCGACCGGCAACACGTCGGCCTCCGCCGCCGCCTATGCCGCGCACGCCGGCATCACCGCCGCCGTCCTCGTGCCCGAGGGCAAGATCGCCATGGGCAAGCTCAGCCAGGCAGTCGCCCACAACGGCCAGCTGCTGCAGATCCAGGGCAACTTCGACGACTGTCTCGACATCGCCCGCGACCTCGCCGCGAACTACCCCGTGCACCTCGTCAATTCGGTCAACAACGACCGCATCGAGGGTCAGAAGACGGCCGCGTTCGAGATCGTCGACGTTCTCGGCGACGCGCCCGACTTCCACTTCCTGCCGGTCGGCAACGCCGGCAACTACACCGCCTACACGCGCGGCTACCGCGAAGACCTCGAGGCCTCGCGCGCGACGAAGCTGCCCCGCATGTTCGGCTTCCAGGCCGCGGGCAGCGCCCCCATCGTCTCGGGCGAGGTCGTCAAGCACCCCGAGACCATCGCCAGCGCGATCCGCATCGGCAACCCCGCGTCGTGGCAGCTCGCCCTCGACGCGCGTGAGCTGACCGACGGCTACTTCGGTGCGATCGACGATGCGGCGATCCTGCGCGCTCAGAAGATCCTGTCGAGCGAGGTCGGCGTCTTCGTCGAGCCGGCGTCGGCGATCAGCGTCGCCGGACTCCTCGAGCGGCACGAGGCCGGCCAGGTCCCCGCAGGAGCAACCGTGGTGCTGACGGTCACCGGCCACGGCCTCAAAGACCCCCAGTGGGCCCTCCGCACCGACGACGGCGGCGAGGTCACGCCGACCGTGGTCCCCGTCGACACGGCCGCCGTCGCCGACGTGCTCGGCCTCGCCCGGGCGTCTGCATGACCCACATGCCCGAGGCGGCATCCGTCCTCGTGAAGGTGCCCGCGACCAGCGCCAACCTCGGTCCGGGCTTCGACACGCTGGGTGTCGCCCTGTCGCACTACGACGAGCTCGTCGTCACGGCGACCCCGGTCTCCGAGGGCGTGCCCCGCACGGTCTCGGTCGAGGTCCACGGCGTCGGCGAGGGCGAGGTGCCCACCGACGAGTCGAACCTCGTCGTGCGCGCGATCGACTACGCCTTCACACAGCTGGGCGTCGACCTGCCGAGCCTCGCGCTGGTCGCGCACAACTCGATCCCGCACGGCCGCGGCCTCGGGTCGAGCGCCGCCGCGATCGTGTCCGGCATCATGGCGGTCAAGGGTCTGCTCGAGGGAGTCGTCGAGGTCTCGTCGTCGACGCTGCTGGGGCTCGCGACCGATCTCGAGGGTCACCCCGATAACGTCGCTCCGGCACTGTTCGGCGGCCTGACGATCGCGTGGACCACGCCCGAGGGGCCGTCGCACAAGCGCCTCCTCGTGCACCGAGGCGTGTCGCCCGTGCTGTTCGTGCCCGAGTCGACCCTCTCGACGAAGGTGGCCAGGGCGCTGCAGCCCGCGTCCGTGCCGCACGCCGACGCCACCTTCAACGTCTCGCGGTCGGCGCTGCTCGTCGCGGCCCTCATCCAGAGCCCCGAGCTGCTCCTTGCGGCCACGGAAGACCGGCTGCACCAGAGCTACCGGGCGAGCGCGATGCCCGAGACCGACAGCCTGATCCGGGTGCTGCGGGAGGCGGGGCTGGCCGCGGTCGTGTCGGGCGCAGGCCCCTCGATCCTGGTGCTCGGGTCGGACCCCGCGCAGAGGCTGCTGGCCGCCGATCTCGTGGCCGAACACGCCGTCGGCGCCTGGCGGCCGCTCATGCTGGCCGTCGACCTCAGGGGTGCTACAGTGGTGCCGCACCCGGTAGAAGCCGAGCCGCACGCGTAGCAACCGCTACGCCGCGACCGTTGCAGGCCCGGGTTGCACGTTTCTTCTGTACTCACCCAAGCGCGCACTCTCCTTCGAATCGCTGTGCACCCGTACAGCTTCATCGAGTCGCCGTGTTCCCACGCGGCAGTCGCGTGGTCGTCGCCCGAGGCGCGACCGGCTCACCCCCGCCGATCCGTGCGGGGGCGCGAAAGGAAACCACTCAACGTGACCGATATCACCACCGATCAGACCGCCGACCTGACGTCGAGGCGTCTGCCCGAGCTCCAGGCTCTCGCCTCGACCCTCGGCATCAGCGGCATCTCCAAGCTCCGCAAGGGCGACCTCGTCGCCGCCATCGTCGCCGCGCAGAGCAGCGCCGGCGACGCGGCCGCCGAGCAGCCCGCGGCCGCTGCGCCCGAGGCCGCCGCCGAGCAGGCCGCCCCCGAGGCGACCGCCGCCGAGGCCCCGGCCGCGGAGGCCCCCGCTCGCGCCAAGCGCGCTCCGCGTCGAGCGACCTCCACCAGCACCGCACCCGTGGCGGCCGCCGACCACAGCCACCAGGGCGAGTCCGGCGTCCAGCCCCTCCTCGACCTCCCGACCGAGACGCCCGTGAGCGTCGAGGCCGAGGCCGCCGAGGCCGACACCGACTCCGAGGTCGTCTCCGGCGACTCCGCCGCCGCGTCGACCGGCGGATCGAACCGCCGCCGTCGCGGATCGCGCCGTGCCACCGACCAGACCGTCGCGGCCGAGCAGGCTGCGGCCCCGGCCGGCGAGTCGGCTGCTCCTGCCACCCCCGCCCAGATCGACCTCGATCTGCCCCCGCGCCAGTCGCGCGCCGACCGAACCCGCGCCGAGCAGGCGCGCCTCCGCGAGCAGCGCGAGGCCGAGGCCGCCGCGTCGGCCGCCGTCGACTCCGCCGCCGACGCGCAGCACGGCAGCGCCCAGCAGGGCAAGGACGCCCAGGGCAAGGACACGCAGAACAAGGAAGCACAGGGCAACAGCCAGCAGGGCAACGGCAACCAGGCCGAGGCCCAGGGCGACCAGCCCACCGGCGGAAGCCGTCGCAGCCGCAACCGCAACCGCGGCGGCAACCAGAACCAGCAGAACCAGCAGAACCAGCAGGCCGGTCAGGCCGCCGAGGGCGACGACGAGTCGCGCAAGCAGGGCGGCAACCAGCAGCCGCAGCAGAACGGCGGAAACCAGAGCCAGGCCGCCGCTCAGCAGGCCGAGGGCGAGGGCCGCTCGGCCCGCAGCCGCCAGCGCGACCGCAAGCGCGGCCGCTCGAACCAGAACGACGACTTCGAGCCCGAGATCACCGAGGACGACGTGCTGATCCCGGTCGCCGGAATCCTCGACGTCCTCGACAACTACGCGTTCGTCCGCACCACCGGCTACCTGCCGGGTGCCAGCGACGTGTACGTCTCGCTCGGCCAGGTGAAGAAGTACCACCTGCGCAAGGGCGACGCGATCGTCGGCGCGATCCGCCAGCCGCGCGAGGGCGACAACCAGCAGGGTCGCCAGAAGTACAACGCGATCGTCCGCATCGACTCGATCAACGGCCAGACCATCGACGACGCCTCCAAGCGCGTCGAGTTCTCGAAGCTGACGCCGCTCTACCCGCAGGAGCGCCTGCGCCTCGAGACCGACGCGTCGAAGCTCTCGACCCGCATCATCGACCTGGTGTCGCCGATCGGCAAGGGCCAGCGCGGCCTCATCGTCTCGCCGCCCAAGGCCGGCAAGACGCTCGTGCTGCAGGCAATCGCCAACGCCATCGCGCAGAACAACCCCGAGGTCCACCTCATGGTCGTGCTCGTCGACGAGCGCCCCGAAGAGGTCACCGACATGCAGCGGACGGTCAAGGGCGAGGTCATCGCCTCGACCTTCGACCGCCCCGCGGAGGACCACACGACGGTCGCCGAGCTCGCCATCGAGCGTGCGAAGCGCCTCGTCGAGCTGGGCCACGACGTCGTCGTGCTGCTCGACTCGATCACCCGCCTCGGCCGCGCCTACAACCTCTCGACCCCGGCCTCGGGCCGCGTGCTCTCGGGCGGCGTCGACTCGTCGGCGCTCTACCCCCCGAAGCGCTTCTTCGGAGCCGCGCGCAACATCGAGAACGGCGGCTCGCTGACCATCCTGGCCACCGCCCTCGTCGAGACCGGCTCGAAGATGGACGAGGTGATCTTCGAGGAGTTCAAGGGCACCGGCAACATGGAGCTCCGCCTCTCGCGCCACCTCGCCGACAAGCGCATCTTCCCCGCCGTCGACGTCAACGCCTCCGGCACGCGTCGCGAGGAGATGCTGCTCAGCCCCGACGAGGTCAAGATCACCTGGCGTCTGCGCCGGGCCCTCGCCGGGCTCGACCAGCAGCAGGCCCTCGAGATCATCCTCCGCAACCTCAAAGAGACCCAGTCGAACACGGAGTTCCTCGTGCAGGTGCAGAAGTCGGTCCCGGCGGCCTCGGGTCACCAGGAGTAATCGTGTTCGAGTCAGTAGCCGTGCTGCTGGCCGAGCACGAAGATCTGCAGAATCAGCTCGCTGATCCTGCCGTTCACGCGGATGCGGCCCGGGCTAAGAAGATCAACCGCCGGTACGCCGAGCTCAGCCGGATCGTCGCCGCGCACACCGCGTGGCAGGGCGCCGGGGAGGACCTCGAGGCCGCTCGCGAGCTCGCCCGCGAGGATGAAGCGTTCGCCGACGAGGTGCCCGCGCTCGAGGAGGCGCTCGACACGGCGCAGGAGAAGCTGCGTCGCCTGCTGATCCCGCGCGACCCCGACGACGGCCGCGACGTCATCATGGAGATCAAGGGCGGCGAGGGCGGAGCCGAGAGCGCGCTCTTCGCGGCCGACCTCCTGCGCATGTACACGCACTACGCCGAGTCGAAGGGCTGGAAGACCGAGCTCCTCGAGCGCGACGAGTCCGACCTCGGCGGCTACAAGAACGTCCAGGTGGCGATCAAGTCGAACGCCTCCGACCCGTCGCAGGGCGTCTGGGCGCACCTGAAGTACGAGGGCGGCGTGCACCGCGTGCAGCGCGTGCCCGCGACCGAGTCGCAGGGGCGCATCCACACCTCGACGACGGGCGTGCTCGTCTTCCCCGAGGTCGACGAGCCCGAAGAGGTCGAGATCAACCAGTCCGACCTCAAGATCGACGTCTACCGCTCGTCCGGCCCCGGCGGCCAGTCGGTCAACACGACCGACTCCGCCGTGCGCATCACGCACCTGCCGACCGGCATCGTCGTGGCGATGCAGAACGAGAAGTCGCAGCTGCAGAACCGCGAGGCCGGCATGCGCGTGCTGCGTGCCCGCATCCTGGCGCGTCAGGCGGAAGAGCAGGCGGCCGTGGCCTCCGACGCGCGCAAGAGCCAGATCCGCGGCATGGACCGCTCCGAGCGCATCCGCACCTACAACTTCCCCGAGAACCGCATCGCCGACCACCGCACCGGCTACAAGGCGTACAACCTCGACGCCGTCATGGACGGCGCCCTCGAGCCCGTCATCGATTCCTGCATCCAGGCCGACGAAGAGGCGCGTCTGGCAGAGATCGGCGATCAGGGGGAGTGACCGCAGGCGATCTGCCCGATCCTGCGTCCGCCGCCCCGGTGACGATCTCGTCGCTGGTGGAGACAGGGCGCAGGATCCTCGCCGAGGCCGGCATCCCGACCCCCGCCGTCGACACCGAGCTGCTGCTCGCGCACGTGCTCGGCAGGTCGCGTGGCGAAGTGGCCGTCCAGTCGCTCGTCGGAGGCTCGGCCTCGGCTGACCAGGCCGCCGCCTTCACCGCCCTGCTCGCACGCCGCGCCGCGCGCGAGCCGCTGCAGCACCTCACCGGGCTCGCGCCGTTCCGGGCGCTGGAGCTGCGGGTCGGCCCCGGCGTGTTCGTCCCGCGCCCCGAGACCGAGGGCGTGGCTCAGATCGCGATCGACGCGCTCACCGCGCGCGCCGAGGAGACCCCGATCGCGGTGGACCTCTGCACCGGCAGCGGCGCCATCGCGCTCGCGCTCTCGACCGAGGTGCCGCGCGCCCGGGTCTACGCCGTCGAGCTCTCGACGGAGGCCGCCGTGTGGACGCAGCGCAACATCGACGCGGTCGACCCGTCGGTGACCCTCGCCGTCGGCGATCTCGCCGACGCTCTCCCGGAGCTCGACGGGACGGTCTCGGTCGTCGTGTCGAATCCGCCGTACATCCCTGTCGGGATGGTGCCGCGCGACCCCGAGGTGCGACTCCATGATCCTGCGCTCGCGCTCTTCGGCGGACCCGACGGGCTCGACGTGGTGCGCAGCCTCTCGCAGCGGGCTCTCCGCTTGCTCGTGCCCGGCGGCACTCTCGTGATCGAGCACGGCGAGGAGCAGGGGAGCGCGATCCGCGACCTGCTCACGGCCGACGGCTGGCGAGCCGCCGCGACGTTCCCTGATCTCACCCGCCGCGACCGGACCACGACGGCGCTCCGATGAAGTCGCTCGGGTGACGGCCAGTACACTGGCGCACGACATGCCTACGATCTACGACTGCTCCGTCGACGCCGACCTGCTCACCGGAATGCGACTCGCCCGCCAGGCGATCTCGCGCGGCGAGCTC is from Frondihabitans australicus and encodes:
- the prfA gene encoding peptide chain release factor 1, whose amino-acid sequence is MFESVAVLLAEHEDLQNQLADPAVHADAARAKKINRRYAELSRIVAAHTAWQGAGEDLEAARELAREDEAFADEVPALEEALDTAQEKLRRLLIPRDPDDGRDVIMEIKGGEGGAESALFAADLLRMYTHYAESKGWKTELLERDESDLGGYKNVQVAIKSNASDPSQGVWAHLKYEGGVHRVQRVPATESQGRIHTSTTGVLVFPEVDEPEEVEINQSDLKIDVYRSSGPGGQSVNTTDSAVRITHLPTGIVVAMQNEKSQLQNREAGMRVLRARILARQAEEQAAVASDARKSQIRGMDRSERIRTYNFPENRIADHRTGYKAYNLDAVMDGALEPVIDSCIQADEEARLAEIGDQGE
- the lysA gene encoding diaminopimelate decarboxylase → MPGANPLAPDWLDLPDDANDLVPSVWSSTASRDAAGALTFGGVSAEALATEFGTPLYVVDEADFRGRAKAAIEAFEQELARIGSRAKVYYAGKAFLSAEVCRWVSELGLNVDVCTGGELAVALAAGVDPARIGFHGNNKSRAEIDRAVAAGVGAIVIDSLVEIGRIAEAARRHGRVQPVRLRVNSGVHASTHEYLATAREDQKFGITLADTPAAVREIRGHEGLTFLGLHSHIGSQIFGTDGFAEAARRLLAVHASLLEGGAVPELNLGGGFGVNYTRVDDAAPIADLARGIADVVAAECAALGIDVPVIAVEPGRVIAGPAGATLYTVGTVKDVQVATDDSGSSAVRRYVSVDGGMSDNARTALYRADYSVRIANRVSTSAPALVRIAGKHCESGDLVVLDDYLPGDVEPDDLVAVPVTGAYCWSLASNYNHVGRPPVVAVRDGAARVIVRGETESDLLARDAGLDTESTTA
- the thrB gene encoding homoserine kinase; translated protein: MTHMPEAASVLVKVPATSANLGPGFDTLGVALSHYDELVVTATPVSEGVPRTVSVEVHGVGEGEVPTDESNLVVRAIDYAFTQLGVDLPSLALVAHNSIPHGRGLGSSAAAIVSGIMAVKGLLEGVVEVSSSTLLGLATDLEGHPDNVAPALFGGLTIAWTTPEGPSHKRLLVHRGVSPVLFVPESTLSTKVARALQPASVPHADATFNVSRSALLVAALIQSPELLLAATEDRLHQSYRASAMPETDSLIRVLREAGLAAVVSGAGPSILVLGSDPAQRLLAADLVAEHAVGAWRPLMLAVDLRGATVVPHPVEAEPHA
- the thrC gene encoding threonine synthase translates to MAHQWQGVLREYADRLDVTEATPIVTLGEGGTPLIPARALSERTGANVYVKYEGINPTGSFKDRGMTMAISKAVEHGAKAVICASTGNTSASAAAYAAHAGITAAVLVPEGKIAMGKLSQAVAHNGQLLQIQGNFDDCLDIARDLAANYPVHLVNSVNNDRIEGQKTAAFEIVDVLGDAPDFHFLPVGNAGNYTAYTRGYREDLEASRATKLPRMFGFQAAGSAPIVSGEVVKHPETIASAIRIGNPASWQLALDARELTDGYFGAIDDAAILRAQKILSSEVGVFVEPASAISVAGLLERHEAGQVPAGATVVLTVTGHGLKDPQWALRTDDGGEVTPTVVPVDTAAVADVLGLARASA
- the prmC gene encoding peptide chain release factor N(5)-glutamine methyltransferase — encoded protein: MTAGDLPDPASAAPVTISSLVETGRRILAEAGIPTPAVDTELLLAHVLGRSRGEVAVQSLVGGSASADQAAAFTALLARRAAREPLQHLTGLAPFRALELRVGPGVFVPRPETEGVAQIAIDALTARAEETPIAVDLCTGSGAIALALSTEVPRARVYAVELSTEAAVWTQRNIDAVDPSVTLAVGDLADALPELDGTVSVVVSNPPYIPVGMVPRDPEVRLHDPALALFGGPDGLDVVRSLSQRALRLLVPGGTLVIEHGEEQGSAIRDLLTADGWRAAATFPDLTRRDRTTTALR
- a CDS encoding homoserine dehydrogenase; protein product: MIEYRNVRVALLGAGSVGSQVARLLLEHGDELAGRATAGLELVGIAVRDLDAKRDADLPRELFTTDAHSLILGADIVVELIGGLEPARTLVLEALGSGADVITGNKALLANHGPELFAAAEQVGAQLYYEAAVAGAIPIIRPLRESLAGDRVKRVMGIVNGTTNFILDRMDTLGESLEDALATATELGYAEADPTADIEGYDAAQKATILASLAFHTTVPLVAVHREGITQVTREQVVAARKAGYVVKLLAICERLVDTDGTDGVSARVHPALVPLGHPLAAVHGAKNAVFVEAEAAGDLMFYGAGAGGVETASAVLGDLVSAARRHVIGGPGLAESTHANLRVLPMGSVTTSYQITLDVADQPGVLATVAGLLAQHGVSVETVEQTSGVVSSGVTASSGVTGQGAGEATATLVIGTHPARESALAATVEALTTAAVVNSVTSVLRVEGA
- the rho gene encoding transcription termination factor Rho, with translation MTDITTDQTADLTSRRLPELQALASTLGISGISKLRKGDLVAAIVAAQSSAGDAAAEQPAAAAPEAAAEQAAPEATAAEAPAAEAPARAKRAPRRATSTSTAPVAAADHSHQGESGVQPLLDLPTETPVSVEAEAAEADTDSEVVSGDSAAASTGGSNRRRRGSRRATDQTVAAEQAAAPAGESAAPATPAQIDLDLPPRQSRADRTRAEQARLREQREAEAAASAAVDSAADAQHGSAQQGKDAQGKDTQNKEAQGNSQQGNGNQAEAQGDQPTGGSRRSRNRNRGGNQNQQNQQNQQAGQAAEGDDESRKQGGNQQPQQNGGNQSQAAAQQAEGEGRSARSRQRDRKRGRSNQNDDFEPEITEDDVLIPVAGILDVLDNYAFVRTTGYLPGASDVYVSLGQVKKYHLRKGDAIVGAIRQPREGDNQQGRQKYNAIVRIDSINGQTIDDASKRVEFSKLTPLYPQERLRLETDASKLSTRIIDLVSPIGKGQRGLIVSPPKAGKTLVLQAIANAIAQNNPEVHLMVVLVDERPEEVTDMQRTVKGEVIASTFDRPAEDHTTVAELAIERAKRLVELGHDVVVLLDSITRLGRAYNLSTPASGRVLSGGVDSSALYPPKRFFGAARNIENGGSLTILATALVETGSKMDEVIFEEFKGTGNMELRLSRHLADKRIFPAVDVNASGTRREEMLLSPDEVKITWRLRRALAGLDQQQALEIILRNLKETQSNTEFLVQVQKSVPAASGHQE